One genomic segment of Luteibaculum oceani includes these proteins:
- the mutS gene encoding DNA mismatch repair protein MutS, giving the protein MAAKKAKSTETPLMKQYYQIKGKYPDAILLFRVGDFYETFGEDAEKAASILGIVLTQRKNGAASSVALAGFPHHALDTYLPKLVKAGLRVAICDQLEDPKKTKTIVKRGVTELVTPGVTLNDKVLDQKQNNFLASVHLGGLKIGVSFLDISTGEFLLSQGDAQYVDKLIQSFQPSEVLVEKRYRDQFPELFGKNHNLFFLEDWAFNPEFAYDLLTECFRVKSLKGYGVENYGDGIIAAGAILQYLKDTHHHETQHLNGIARIDEAAYVWLDRFTIRNLEILQSNSPDGIGLIDILDHTVSSMGSRLLKRWLVLPLKDKNEIELRHAAVDFFKQQSEIKEQLRLDLKQISDLERLSAKIATKRVNPRELLQLSKSLGQLPKLIELLKESESKLINHLRAQLNPCTDLYQKINCTIQEDAPLLLSKGNVVKEGVNPELDELRNLANHGKDQLLAMQHREIENTGIPSLKIAFNNVFGYYIEVRNTHKDKVPENWIRKQTLVSAERYITEELKEFEQKILGAEDKIQVIEQQIYEELVSELLQYLDAIKLNAQIIGQLDVLSCFAHTAIINNYCKPSITNGTEIEIENGRHPVIEQALGDNEEYIPNSIRLDNSANQILMITGPNMSGKSAVLRQTALICLMAQAGSFVPAEALNLGVLDKIFSRVGASDNISSGESTFMVEMNETASILNNISDRSLILMDEIGRGTSTYDGISIAWSIAEFLHENPKAKAKTLFATHYHELNQMAKKFDRIKNFNVAIKEVDKKVLFLRKLVPGGSEHSFGIHVAKLAGMPNQVIKRAETVLKSLEKSHRETGKEKGASINIPDPEMQLSIFKLDDPVLEQIRDELLNLDINSLTPVEALMKLNEIQKWVGANAKK; this is encoded by the coding sequence ATGGCAGCAAAGAAAGCGAAAAGCACAGAGACCCCCTTAATGAAGCAGTACTATCAGATTAAGGGTAAATATCCAGATGCAATTCTTTTATTTAGGGTCGGAGATTTTTACGAAACCTTTGGAGAGGATGCTGAAAAAGCAGCTTCGATATTGGGCATAGTACTTACCCAAAGGAAAAATGGCGCTGCATCCTCTGTAGCCCTCGCTGGATTTCCACACCATGCCTTAGACACGTATTTACCTAAACTTGTAAAAGCAGGCCTACGTGTTGCTATTTGCGACCAGCTCGAAGACCCAAAGAAAACCAAGACCATAGTTAAAAGAGGAGTTACTGAATTGGTAACGCCAGGTGTAACCCTTAACGATAAAGTACTCGATCAAAAACAAAACAACTTTCTGGCGTCCGTCCATTTGGGTGGATTAAAAATTGGGGTCTCTTTTCTAGATATCTCCACAGGTGAGTTTCTATTATCTCAAGGAGATGCACAATATGTAGACAAGCTAATTCAGAGCTTTCAACCATCAGAAGTCTTGGTAGAAAAAAGATATCGAGATCAATTTCCAGAGCTTTTTGGAAAAAACCACAATTTATTCTTCTTAGAAGACTGGGCTTTTAATCCGGAATTTGCCTACGATTTACTTACCGAATGTTTTAGAGTAAAATCGCTTAAAGGATACGGAGTTGAAAATTATGGTGACGGAATTATTGCGGCAGGGGCAATTTTACAATACCTAAAAGACACCCACCACCACGAAACCCAACACCTAAATGGAATTGCCCGAATAGATGAGGCGGCTTATGTTTGGTTAGATCGATTTACAATAAGAAACCTTGAAATCCTGCAAAGCAACAGTCCCGATGGAATTGGATTAATAGACATCCTCGACCACACAGTAAGTTCCATGGGATCTAGACTATTGAAAAGGTGGCTGGTTTTACCCCTTAAGGATAAAAATGAAATAGAATTACGCCACGCTGCGGTAGATTTTTTTAAGCAGCAATCGGAGATAAAAGAGCAATTGCGCCTCGACTTAAAGCAAATATCTGACCTGGAACGCCTAAGTGCTAAAATTGCTACCAAACGAGTTAACCCTAGAGAGTTATTACAGCTAAGCAAAAGCCTAGGCCAGCTTCCAAAATTAATAGAGCTGCTAAAGGAAAGTGAAAGCAAGCTCATTAACCATTTGCGCGCCCAATTAAATCCTTGTACCGATTTATACCAGAAAATTAATTGTACCATACAAGAAGACGCCCCATTATTACTCTCTAAAGGCAACGTGGTAAAAGAAGGTGTTAATCCAGAACTGGATGAATTAAGGAATTTAGCGAATCATGGCAAAGACCAATTGCTAGCCATGCAACACCGCGAAATCGAAAACACAGGTATTCCATCCTTAAAAATTGCTTTCAACAACGTTTTCGGTTACTACATTGAAGTTAGGAATACACACAAGGATAAAGTTCCTGAAAACTGGATAAGGAAGCAGACTTTAGTATCTGCGGAACGATACATAACCGAGGAATTAAAAGAGTTTGAGCAGAAAATCCTAGGCGCTGAGGATAAGATTCAAGTAATAGAGCAGCAAATCTATGAGGAACTGGTATCGGAGTTACTCCAATATCTAGACGCCATTAAGCTAAACGCCCAAATTATTGGCCAGCTAGATGTACTCTCTTGTTTTGCCCATACGGCGATAATTAATAACTACTGCAAACCCAGCATAACGAACGGTACTGAAATTGAGATCGAAAATGGAAGGCATCCCGTTATAGAGCAAGCACTGGGGGACAACGAAGAATATATCCCTAATAGCATTAGGCTGGATAATTCCGCTAACCAGATTTTAATGATTACCGGTCCTAACATGTCAGGTAAATCGGCCGTTTTGCGCCAAACCGCCCTGATCTGTTTAATGGCCCAAGCTGGCTCTTTTGTTCCAGCCGAAGCCCTTAATTTAGGTGTCCTGGATAAAATATTCTCCCGAGTGGGAGCGTCTGATAACATCTCCTCTGGGGAGTCGACCTTTATGGTTGAAATGAATGAAACTGCCTCCATTTTGAATAATATTTCTGACCGAAGCTTAATTCTGATGGACGAAATTGGAAGAGGAACAAGTACTTACGACGGAATAAGCATTGCCTGGAGTATTGCTGAGTTTTTGCACGAAAACCCAAAAGCTAAAGCCAAAACACTTTTTGCAACCCACTACCATGAGCTCAACCAAATGGCAAAAAAGTTCGATAGGATAAAGAACTTTAACGTAGCCATTAAGGAAGTAGACAAAAAAGTGTTATTCCTCCGAAAGTTAGTTCCAGGTGGATCGGAGCACTCATTTGGTATTCACGTGGCCAAATTAGCTGGGATGCCAAATCAAGTAATAAAAAGAGCAGAGACGGTTTTAAAGTCGCTGGAAAAAAGCCATCGGGAAACGGGAAAAGAAAAGGGAGCCAGCATAAATATACCCGACCCAGAAATGCAGTTAAGCATATTTAAATTAGACGATCCCGTATTGGAGCAAATTAGAGATGAACTTTTGAATTTGGATATAAATTCATTGACTCCAGTAGAGGCTTTGATGAAGCTAAATGAGATTCAAAAATGGGTTGGAGCAAATGCTAAAAAATAA
- a CDS encoding HAEPLYID family protein, producing the protein MLFSFLFTFSSICIYAQTPTNAEKDSLYIVHYEDHKSPDKVLHAEPLFIDLIRDLGARKGEREWNIGMGITDNLKFDSYEALIEYEWAPINRLGLEVELPFTFYSPLNGTETAKVPSNRLNSLKLAAQWSFFVSEEKATSMALGYINEFELSSFDQFAKPLIKGNIYNPFLVVAKRWGTNFHSLLYTGPLIETEFKSNHTHVVYMVNSNFHYMIAGTRNFIGVEFNKSFGPADFDMTIRPQMRVGIADNLLIGIVAGIPVSRENQRLSSFLRLIWEPHHKTH; encoded by the coding sequence ATTCTATTTAGCTTTCTTTTTACTTTTTCTTCCATCTGCATTTACGCCCAAACACCAACCAATGCAGAAAAGGACAGCTTGTACATCGTTCATTATGAAGACCATAAATCGCCGGATAAGGTATTACATGCCGAACCCCTATTTATTGATCTAATACGAGATTTAGGTGCTAGGAAGGGCGAAAGAGAATGGAACATCGGAATGGGGATAACCGATAATCTAAAATTCGACTCCTACGAAGCATTAATCGAATACGAATGGGCTCCTATAAATCGCTTGGGATTGGAGGTAGAACTTCCCTTTACCTTCTATTCACCATTAAACGGCACAGAAACTGCTAAAGTCCCTTCCAACAGATTAAACAGCCTTAAACTAGCCGCCCAATGGTCCTTTTTTGTAAGCGAGGAAAAAGCAACCTCCATGGCTTTAGGCTATATCAATGAATTTGAATTATCCAGCTTCGACCAGTTTGCAAAACCACTGATAAAAGGAAATATTTACAATCCATTTCTTGTAGTCGCCAAAAGGTGGGGCACAAATTTTCACTCCCTGCTATACACTGGACCTCTTATCGAGACTGAGTTTAAGAGTAACCACACTCACGTGGTTTATATGGTGAATAGCAACTTCCATTACATGATCGCAGGAACTCGAAACTTTATTGGGGTGGAGTTCAATAAGTCATTCGGACCGGCGGATTTTGACATGACTATCCGACCTCAAATGAGGGTAGGAATTGCAGATAATTTATTGATAGGTATTGTAGCTGGAATTCCAGTAAGTCGTGAGAACCAACGATTAAGCTCTTTCCTTCGCCTTATTTGGGAACCTCACCATAAAACACATTAA
- a CDS encoding DEAD/DEAH box helicase, with protein sequence MESFEDFKMKKGLLSGLQDMGIEVPTPIQSKSFSPIKSGKDFLGIAQTGTGKTLAYLLPLLEELKYSEQLPPRVLILVPTRELVLQVVSEIEKLCSYLSVRVVGVYGGSNNIKRQKKALEEGADIVVGTPRRMYDLVLAQSLSLKSAKKLVIDEADLMLDFGYKTQMQHLFDLLPQKRQNILFSATMTDQVAELVDQILLNPVKESIAPSGAPLITINQTSFSVFNFYTKVNLLKHILLDKETHKRVIVFLRSKENVDRLEEVFGASGEVSIIHAGKEQNARLRAIEQFSSGESRVLIATDVIARGVDIDDVSTVISFDTPHYPENYIHRIGRTGRAGKLGQSILFFTEKEEPLKIVIEELMGCVIPVEEFPNEVEINPKKIPEEKNRVVLDEEPVHNHKKAPEAGPAFHEKLAKNSKEKPALKKYHRELKAKYKKSQKRGDKIQNMKKKGRK encoded by the coding sequence ATGGAATCTTTCGAAGATTTTAAAATGAAAAAAGGCCTGCTAAGTGGGCTTCAAGATATGGGGATAGAGGTTCCAACTCCTATCCAATCCAAATCTTTTTCTCCTATAAAATCGGGGAAAGACTTTCTAGGAATTGCCCAAACGGGTACAGGTAAAACACTAGCTTACCTCTTACCATTATTAGAAGAACTTAAATATTCTGAGCAACTCCCACCCAGGGTTTTGATTTTAGTTCCCACCCGTGAATTAGTACTGCAAGTGGTTTCGGAAATTGAAAAACTATGCAGCTACCTTTCTGTTCGGGTGGTTGGAGTTTATGGTGGATCGAACAATATAAAGCGACAAAAAAAGGCTTTGGAAGAGGGGGCTGACATAGTGGTGGGAACACCAAGAAGAATGTACGATTTGGTATTAGCCCAATCGTTAAGTCTTAAATCGGCAAAGAAATTGGTTATCGATGAAGCCGATTTGATGTTGGATTTTGGGTATAAGACTCAAATGCAGCATCTCTTCGATCTCTTGCCTCAAAAACGACAAAACATACTTTTTTCGGCAACGATGACAGATCAAGTTGCCGAGCTTGTAGATCAAATATTGTTGAATCCGGTTAAAGAATCTATAGCGCCAAGTGGAGCACCGCTTATCACCATTAACCAAACCTCTTTTTCCGTTTTTAATTTTTACACTAAGGTTAATCTTCTGAAGCATATTTTGTTGGATAAGGAGACTCATAAAAGGGTAATAGTTTTCCTTAGATCAAAAGAAAATGTAGATAGGTTAGAAGAGGTCTTTGGAGCTTCAGGAGAAGTTTCGATTATACACGCAGGAAAAGAGCAAAATGCTCGGTTAAGGGCAATTGAGCAGTTTTCCAGCGGAGAGAGCAGGGTGTTAATAGCAACGGATGTTATCGCTAGGGGAGTGGATATTGATGATGTGTCAACGGTTATAAGTTTCGATACTCCTCATTATCCAGAGAATTACATACATAGGATAGGAAGGACGGGTAGAGCCGGGAAATTAGGCCAATCCATCTTATTTTTTACTGAGAAGGAAGAACCGTTGAAAATCGTTATTGAGGAATTAATGGGTTGTGTCATTCCAGTTGAGGAGTTTCCTAACGAGGTTGAAATCAATCCCAAAAAGATTCCAGAAGAAAAAAATAGAGTAGTTCTGGATGAGGAGCCTGTACACAACCATAAAAAAGCTCCAGAGGCCGGACCAGCTTTCCATGAAAAACTAGCGAAGAACAGCAAGGAAAAACCAGCTTTGAAAAAATACCATCGCGAGCTTAAGGCGAAATATAAAAAGTCGCAAAAGCGAGGGGATAAGATTCAAAACATGAAAAAAAAAGGGAGAAAGTAA
- a CDS encoding peroxidase-related enzyme (This protein belongs to a clade of uncharacterized proteins related to peroxidases such as the alkylhydroperoxidase AhpD.), whose protein sequence is MARIEIVDEANAQGRLKEIYDNLKGSRGQLAEVHKAQSLRPESIVKHMDLYMEIMYSKSELTRAQREMIAVVVSSANGCEYCQVHHASALNKYWKNDQEVEKLRKDFNNVDLSPVDHSLCVFAEHLTHHPQDHEHQNYIEPLKEKGLSDSAILDCILVVAYFNFVNRIVLSTGIEIEGSKGDGFKY, encoded by the coding sequence ATGGCTAGAATAGAAATTGTTGATGAAGCGAATGCACAAGGTCGATTAAAAGAGATCTACGACAACTTAAAGGGATCTAGAGGTCAATTAGCAGAAGTTCATAAGGCGCAGAGCCTAAGGCCAGAAAGCATTGTAAAGCACATGGATTTGTACATGGAAATCATGTATTCTAAATCCGAATTGACTCGGGCTCAGCGGGAAATGATTGCCGTGGTGGTTTCTAGTGCTAATGGATGCGAATATTGCCAAGTCCATCATGCTTCAGCGTTAAATAAATACTGGAAAAACGATCAGGAGGTAGAGAAGCTGAGGAAAGACTTCAATAATGTGGATCTATCTCCGGTAGATCATTCCCTTTGTGTCTTTGCCGAGCATTTAACCCATCATCCACAAGACCATGAGCACCAAAATTATATTGAGCCTTTAAAAGAAAAGGGGCTGAGTGACTCCGCCATTCTCGATTGTATTTTGGTTGTTGCCTACTTTAATTTCGTAAACAGGATAGTCCTTTCCACCGGAATAGAAATCGAGGGATCGAAAGGTGACGGGTTTAAATACTAA
- a CDS encoding DUF6438 domain-containing protein gives MKIKSIALLLVLSLPLVAHKCGKHKNAEQEASTVKNEEAMLQKQRSFREKANDKPDSYQDSLAFRFQRDACFGTCPVDIIEIFKSGYLVYTPMIHGVRDSISTAVVSKEDLEILYHTVKEVGFYDLPNAYENYIPDLPGYRIYVNNLEGNKKEIDVKAGAPAELRPLFNRFSFLLKNLDTWQDLK, from the coding sequence ATGAAAATCAAAAGCATTGCCTTATTACTGGTTTTAAGTCTTCCTCTTGTGGCGCATAAGTGCGGTAAGCATAAAAATGCGGAACAGGAAGCGTCAACAGTTAAAAACGAGGAAGCAATGCTTCAAAAACAAAGGTCCTTTAGAGAAAAGGCGAACGATAAGCCCGATTCTTATCAAGATTCCCTGGCTTTTAGATTTCAAAGAGATGCTTGTTTTGGTACCTGTCCAGTAGACATTATCGAAATATTCAAGTCGGGATATTTGGTGTACACACCCATGATTCACGGTGTGAGAGACTCTATCTCTACAGCTGTAGTAAGTAAAGAAGACCTAGAGATTTTATACCATACGGTAAAGGAGGTAGGGTTTTATGACCTTCCCAATGCCTATGAAAATTATATTCCCGATTTACCAGGTTATAGAATCTATGTAAATAATCTTGAAGGAAATAAAAAAGAGATTGACGTTAAAGCTGGAGCTCCAGCTGAGTTAAGGCCGCTGTTTAATCGATTTAGTTTCTTGCTCAAGAACCTAGATACCTGGCAGGATTTAAAGTAA
- the yidC gene encoding membrane protein insertase YidC, whose product MDRNSLMGMVLIVLILVGYNYFTAPSEEEIKAEKARLDSIARVEAEVTDSLSDLNESAVLKPSVDSTVPAVDSIQLAAQELLLKEKFGVFASASKGNEKEFEIATPKFTLTFSNKGASIKDIVLKDYLTYGGKPVHLFDQEYQNFEIVFAENNGKLVSTKDLFFTGKFKQKTFVEESDSLKLKYAAKGSSGEKLEVVYTIFGDRYDIRQEIVPVGLNNFFTGQNRARFSWSSAGYNLEKHLETEKQRCSVYYTLKGEDRDYLTENGDDEEVIEEPIEWIAFKQNFFSTVIIDEKGFAPLDAKLLVKDPQDTVHTKMYAATAALNPTALNTASYRWYFGPNDYHILNSYEVNELDRIIDFGWGIFGWVNKYFIVHVFRLLESINMSYGLIILVLTILIKLILSPLTYKNFVSSAKMRVLKPQIEEINQKHKNADPMKKQQEIMGLYRKTGVNPLAGCIPMLFQMPILYAMFRFFPASIELRQESFLWADDLSSYDSILDLPFEIPFYGDHVSLFTLLMCISTIGYTAMNSSQMPQQQEGMPNMKVMMYIFPIFMLFFFNNFSSGLSYYYFTANLLSITQMWVIKNYIIDEKKILEKIQENKEKNKGKGKSKFQKRLEEMAKQKGYNLPKN is encoded by the coding sequence ATGGATAGAAATTCGCTAATGGGCATGGTGCTCATTGTACTTATTTTAGTAGGGTACAATTATTTTACCGCCCCATCCGAAGAAGAAATTAAGGCAGAAAAAGCCAGACTGGATTCTATTGCTCGTGTAGAAGCAGAAGTTACCGATAGCCTCAGTGATTTAAATGAATCCGCAGTTTTAAAGCCTTCAGTAGATTCCACAGTTCCTGCTGTAGATTCTATTCAGCTTGCGGCTCAAGAGCTACTGCTTAAAGAGAAGTTTGGAGTTTTTGCTTCAGCTAGCAAGGGGAATGAAAAGGAATTTGAAATTGCCACTCCTAAATTTACGCTAACCTTCTCTAACAAGGGAGCAAGTATTAAGGATATAGTCCTTAAAGATTACTTAACCTATGGAGGTAAGCCAGTTCATCTGTTTGATCAGGAATATCAAAATTTCGAGATTGTTTTTGCTGAAAACAACGGTAAGTTGGTTTCAACAAAGGATCTATTCTTTACCGGAAAATTCAAACAAAAAACATTTGTTGAGGAAAGCGATAGCCTGAAGTTAAAATATGCAGCCAAAGGCAGTAGCGGAGAAAAACTTGAAGTGGTGTATACCATTTTTGGAGACCGTTATGATATACGCCAAGAAATTGTTCCTGTGGGACTAAATAATTTCTTTACTGGGCAAAATAGAGCCAGATTTTCTTGGTCATCAGCTGGATATAACCTAGAAAAACATCTTGAGACCGAAAAGCAAAGATGTTCGGTATACTACACCCTGAAAGGGGAGGATAGAGATTATCTTACTGAAAATGGTGATGATGAAGAGGTCATTGAAGAACCCATCGAGTGGATTGCTTTCAAACAGAACTTCTTTTCTACTGTTATTATAGACGAAAAAGGATTTGCACCTTTAGATGCCAAGTTGCTTGTAAAAGATCCCCAGGATACTGTTCACACCAAGATGTATGCAGCAACTGCAGCCTTAAATCCAACCGCTTTAAATACGGCAAGCTACCGATGGTATTTTGGGCCAAATGATTACCACATTTTAAACAGTTACGAGGTAAATGAGCTAGATCGAATCATAGATTTTGGTTGGGGAATTTTTGGCTGGGTAAACAAGTATTTCATCGTCCATGTATTTAGACTGCTCGAGTCTATTAACATGAGCTATGGACTAATTATCCTGGTGCTAACCATTTTAATCAAACTGATTTTATCTCCGCTTACCTACAAGAACTTTGTGTCTTCGGCTAAAATGCGGGTTTTGAAACCTCAAATCGAGGAAATAAACCAAAAGCATAAAAATGCTGATCCCATGAAAAAGCAGCAGGAGATCATGGGCTTGTATCGAAAAACAGGGGTGAATCCCTTGGCAGGATGTATTCCAATGCTATTTCAAATGCCTATTCTGTATGCTATGTTTAGGTTTTTCCCAGCTTCTATAGAGCTAAGGCAAGAGTCCTTTTTATGGGCGGATGACCTTTCATCATACGACAGTATTCTAGACCTTCCTTTCGAAATACCATTTTATGGAGACCACGTTTCCCTGTTTACACTATTAATGTGTATTTCAACTATTGGGTACACGGCCATGAATAGTAGCCAAATGCCTCAGCAGCAAGAGGGAATGCCTAACATGAAGGTGATGATGTACATCTTCCCAATTTTCATGCTGTTTTTCTTCAATAATTTTTCTTCTGGACTTAGTTATTACTATTTTACGGCAAACCTTCTTTCTATAACTCAGATGTGGGTAATTAAGAATTACATCATTGATGAGAAAAAAATCTTGGAGAAAATCCAGGAGAATAAAGAGAAAAATAAGGGGAAGGGGAAAAGTAAATTTCAGAAAAGACTAGAGGAAATGGCCAAGCAAAAAGGTTATAACCTCCCTAAGAACTAA
- a CDS encoding CTP synthase, translating to MASATKYIFVTGGVTSSLGKGIISASLAKLLQERGFSVTIQKLDPYINVDPGTLNPYEHGECFVTEDGAETDLDLGHYERFLNTPTSQANNVTTGRVYQTVIEKERKGEFLGKTVQVIPHITDEIKRRIQILGNKGTYDFVITEIGGTVGDIESLPYIESVRQMLWEHQGDCLVIHLTLIPYLSAAGELKTKPTQHSVKALLEVGVQPHILVCRTEHEIGESLKKKIALFCNVSADSVIESMDASSIYDVPLMMQKEKLDEVVLRKLGCPMGHEPNLDEWKEYLHKFKNPKHTVNIGLVGKYTELQDAYKSISEAFNHAASASETKINMTWIHSETIHSKNVDAKLAGLDGVLVAPGFGGRGVEGKINTIRYCRENGVPFFGICLGMQCAVIEFARNVLKLPEAHTLEIDPESPNPVINLMEDQKDITHMGGTMRLGAYTCNLKPNTLAHEIYGRTEISERHRHRFEFNSDYKSRFEENGMVASGINPDTNLVEIVEIPEHPFFIGVQFHPEYKSTVHNPHPLFVSFVKATLKVKEKEAVKA from the coding sequence ATGGCATCTGCTACCAAGTACATATTCGTAACCGGCGGGGTTACATCATCATTAGGAAAGGGAATTATTTCTGCTTCCCTTGCTAAACTTTTACAGGAACGTGGCTTCTCTGTTACCATTCAAAAATTAGATCCGTATATCAATGTAGATCCCGGAACATTAAATCCTTACGAGCATGGAGAATGTTTTGTAACGGAAGATGGTGCAGAAACCGATTTGGATTTAGGTCACTATGAGCGTTTCCTAAATACTCCTACCTCGCAAGCGAACAATGTAACTACAGGTAGAGTTTACCAAACCGTAATTGAAAAAGAGCGTAAGGGTGAGTTTTTGGGAAAAACCGTGCAGGTAATTCCACATATCACCGATGAAATTAAGCGCCGCATTCAAATTCTCGGTAATAAAGGAACTTACGATTTTGTTATCACCGAGATTGGTGGAACGGTAGGTGATATCGAGTCCCTTCCCTACATAGAATCTGTTCGTCAGATGTTATGGGAGCACCAGGGCGATTGTCTAGTTATCCACCTTACACTTATTCCATATTTAAGTGCTGCTGGTGAGTTGAAAACCAAGCCTACTCAGCACAGTGTTAAAGCCTTATTAGAAGTTGGAGTTCAGCCACATATCTTGGTTTGTAGAACCGAACATGAAATAGGAGAGAGCCTTAAGAAGAAAATAGCTTTATTCTGTAACGTTTCTGCCGATTCTGTAATCGAGTCTATGGATGCATCCTCTATTTATGATGTACCGTTGATGATGCAAAAGGAGAAACTTGATGAGGTTGTATTACGCAAATTAGGTTGTCCTATGGGGCACGAACCTAATTTGGATGAATGGAAAGAGTATCTACATAAATTCAAAAACCCTAAGCATACGGTTAATATTGGGTTAGTAGGAAAGTACACCGAATTACAGGATGCATACAAGTCCATTTCGGAGGCGTTTAACCACGCAGCTTCGGCTTCGGAGACCAAGATCAACATGACTTGGATTCACTCTGAAACTATCCATTCCAAGAATGTAGATGCTAAATTGGCCGGTTTAGATGGTGTTTTAGTAGCTCCTGGATTTGGAGGTAGAGGAGTTGAAGGAAAGATCAATACCATCAGATATTGTAGAGAAAACGGAGTTCCATTTTTCGGAATCTGTTTAGGAATGCAATGTGCAGTAATAGAGTTCGCCAGAAATGTGCTGAAGCTGCCAGAGGCACACACCCTAGAGATTGATCCAGAAAGTCCTAATCCGGTAATTAACCTAATGGAGGATCAGAAGGATATTACCCATATGGGAGGAACCATGCGTTTGGGAGCTTACACATGTAATCTTAAACCAAACACCCTTGCCCACGAAATTTATGGTAGAACCGAAATAAGTGAAAGACACCGCCATAGATTCGAATTTAATAGCGATTACAAATCGCGTTTCGAAGAAAATGGAATGGTAGCAAGTGGAATAAACCCGGATACCAACCTAGTAGAAATTGTGGAAATTCCAGAGCACCCCTTCTTTATCGGTGTTCAGTTCCATCCAGAATATAAAAGCACAGTTCACAACCCACACCCATTGTTTGTGTCCTTTGTGAAAGCAACGCTAAAAGTTAAAGAAAAAGAAGCTGTAAAAGCTTAA